The uncultured Desulfuromonas sp. genome has a segment encoding these proteins:
- a CDS encoding sigma-54 dependent transcriptional regulator → MAESILLIDDDASMRRVIEFTLQEAGYQVLTAESGEQAFPVFRQHQPALVITDVRMEGMSGYQVLEKVLAESPETLVMIITAYSTVEQAVGAMKSGAYDYLTKPFSGEQLRLAVARAFEYRALHRENRQLHEVLQRQEGQQPIIGQSAALHQVLEQVDKVALSQAPVLITGESGTGKELVARRIHQASSRRMAPFVAINCAAIPHDLLESELFGHVKGAFTGAIKDQKGRFELADGGTLFLDEIAEMPLALQPKLLRVLQERQIEPLGGHPRHIDVRLVAATNRDLPEEITQQHFRQDLYYRLAVVPLSLPPLRERHEDIPLLVAHFIAHHPQGRGVQVSEALYGALADYAWPGNIRELHNVIEQMLILRRHDLLDLDDLPTHIHTRSPDSSSVLYLPPEGYSLEEIERQAVMQAMRYCHGNKSQAAAFLRIPRHTLLYRLEKYAIDQW, encoded by the coding sequence ATGGCTGAATCTATTTTGCTGATCGACGATGATGCGTCCATGCGCCGGGTGATCGAATTTACCCTGCAAGAAGCGGGCTATCAGGTGTTGACTGCCGAGAGCGGCGAACAGGCCTTTCCGGTTTTCCGTCAGCATCAACCGGCCCTGGTGATTACCGATGTGCGCATGGAAGGGATGAGCGGCTATCAGGTGTTGGAAAAGGTTCTTGCCGAATCCCCTGAAACTTTGGTGATGATCATCACCGCCTACAGTACCGTGGAGCAGGCGGTCGGCGCCATGAAGAGCGGTGCCTATGATTATCTGACCAAGCCGTTCAGCGGCGAGCAGTTGCGCCTGGCCGTGGCGCGCGCGTTTGAATACCGGGCGCTGCATCGCGAAAACCGCCAGCTTCACGAAGTGCTTCAGCGTCAAGAGGGCCAGCAGCCGATCATTGGCCAATCCGCTGCATTGCATCAGGTGCTGGAGCAGGTGGACAAGGTGGCGTTGAGTCAGGCACCGGTGTTGATCACGGGCGAGAGCGGGACCGGAAAAGAACTGGTCGCCCGCCGGATTCATCAGGCGTCGTCGCGGCGCATGGCCCCGTTTGTCGCCATCAATTGCGCGGCCATTCCTCACGACCTGCTGGAAAGCGAGCTGTTCGGCCATGTCAAAGGGGCGTTTACCGGCGCGATCAAGGATCAGAAAGGACGTTTTGAACTGGCCGACGGTGGCACCCTGTTCCTCGATGAAATTGCCGAAATGCCGCTGGCCTTGCAACCAAAATTGCTGCGGGTATTGCAGGAACGGCAGATTGAGCCGCTGGGCGGACACCCTCGGCACATTGATGTGCGCCTGGTCGCGGCGACCAATCGCGATCTGCCGGAAGAGATTACTCAACAGCATTTTCGCCAGGATCTCTATTACCGTCTGGCCGTGGTGCCGCTGTCGCTGCCGCCATTACGCGAGCGGCACGAGGATATCCCCCTGCTGGTCGCGCATTTCATCGCCCACCATCCCCAGGGGCGGGGTGTTCAGGTTTCTGAGGCGTTATACGGAGCACTTGCCGACTATGCCTGGCCCGGCAACATCCGCGAGCTGCATAATGTGATCGAACAGATGCTGATCCTGCGCCGGCATGATCTGCTCGATCTTGACGACCTTCCCACTCATATCCACACGCGTTCGCCGGACTCTTCGTCCGTACTCTACCTGCCGCCGGAAGGCTATTCCCTGGAAGAGATCGAACGACAGGCCGTGATGCAGGCCATGCGTTATTGTCACGGCAATAAAAGTCAGGCTGCCGCCTTTTTACGTATTCCGCGTCATACTCTGCTGTATCGTCTGGAAAAATACGCGATTGATCAGTGGTGA
- a CDS encoding IS481 family transposase, with protein sequence MPWKEVKPMEQKLLFIADHLRRVANFSTLCKSYGISRRTGYKWLNRYRQLGLDGLQNQSRCPKTNPLKTPYCVREAIIKVRREYKDPPGAKKIKVLLEQEHPDWDIPSKTTIHKILLEAELITPSKSRRRVPVHPQPFAPVDKPNQVWSADFKGQFKTADGKWCYPLTIMDHHSRYLLACRTLSATTTDDTMAIFDQLFRQYGLPERIRTDNGAPFASSGLAGLSHLSKWWIRLGIAPERIMPGKPQQNGRHERMHSTLKKAAITPAAGNAQQQQKAFDHFIDTYNHKRPHESLGQKTPATVYVTSSKNMPEQLPELDYPAHFNICLVNHNGVIYHLKHRVYIACLLKGEKVGLEQTSDTQWNVYFANIKLGHFDMSDITTDRNGYISLNV encoded by the coding sequence ATGCCCTGGAAAGAGGTTAAACCTATGGAACAGAAGCTGCTCTTTATCGCCGATCACCTGCGGCGTGTCGCTAACTTCTCAACGCTCTGCAAATCTTATGGCATCAGTCGCCGCACAGGGTATAAGTGGCTCAATCGTTATCGCCAATTGGGACTTGATGGTCTCCAGAATCAATCGCGCTGCCCTAAAACCAACCCCTTAAAAACGCCCTATTGTGTTCGAGAGGCGATCATCAAGGTCCGTCGCGAGTACAAAGATCCTCCTGGAGCAAAGAAGATCAAGGTGTTGCTTGAACAAGAACACCCTGATTGGGATATCCCATCGAAGACAACCATCCATAAAATCCTCCTGGAGGCTGAACTGATTACGCCCAGCAAGTCTCGTCGGCGCGTTCCTGTTCACCCGCAACCTTTTGCTCCGGTTGATAAACCTAACCAGGTCTGGTCTGCAGACTTCAAAGGGCAGTTCAAGACCGCTGATGGCAAATGGTGTTATCCCCTTACCATCATGGATCATCACAGCCGTTATCTACTGGCCTGTCGTACGTTAAGTGCGACAACAACAGATGATACCATGGCGATCTTTGATCAATTATTTCGGCAATATGGCTTGCCGGAGCGTATTCGCACCGATAATGGTGCGCCGTTTGCCAGTAGTGGGCTTGCCGGATTATCCCACCTATCCAAGTGGTGGATTCGTCTGGGGATCGCCCCGGAACGCATTATGCCAGGGAAGCCGCAACAGAACGGACGTCATGAACGGATGCATTCCACCCTCAAAAAGGCTGCCATCACGCCTGCCGCTGGTAATGCCCAACAACAGCAAAAAGCGTTCGACCACTTTATTGACACCTATAACCATAAACGGCCCCACGAAAGCCTGGGCCAAAAAACTCCAGCGACAGTTTATGTGACGTCATCGAAAAACATGCCGGAGCAGTTGCCTGAGCTGGACTATCCTGCCCATTTCAATATTTGCCTGGTCAATCACAATGGCGTCATTTATCACTTGAAGCACCGGGTTTACATCGCGTGTCTGCTCAAGGGAGAAAAAGTAGGGCTGGAGCAGACCAGTGACACACAATGGAATGTGTACTTTGCAAATATCAAACTTGGTCACTTCGACATGAGTGACATAACAACGGATCGCAACGGCTATATCAGCCTCAATGTGTAA
- a CDS encoding efflux RND transporter periplasmic adaptor subunit has protein sequence MKRTVLYIGVAMIAALAAVFVVNGTRNPSQEQAAHQHDETEQHQQWTCGMHPQVIRDEPGLCPICGMELTPLIQSPQGKPAETPSASIKYWVDPDDPTFIRHEEGISPAGAALVPVYEGHATYGSVIHIDPVMVQNMGIRTATVERGTLSATLRTIGRVHIDEQRQYTVNSKIAGWVERLYVNTTGQQVKAGQPLLELYSPQLVSAQQELLLAALYLQNLDPKADSALRESADRLFDSARIRLQRWDITSAQIDALLKRDEVRKNMTLYAPHNGVVTMKNIREGEAVKAGQTLLELSDFSQVWVQAEIYEQDRSRVREGLTVTVAIPGDTRPTRGYSGRIDYLYPYVDALTQTVQARIVLDNADGSLEPQRFVDVVIDLEPQNDVLLIPADAVVDSGERQLVFIAHPGGTFEPRPVRLGQRDDQGRVAVQQGLFEGEKVVVSAQFLLDSETQLREALRKMTMDKAEEKAPEPSADLEELF, from the coding sequence ATGAAGCGAACTGTCTTGTATATCGGCGTGGCCATGATTGCGGCCCTTGCTGCTGTGTTCGTTGTAAACGGGACTCGGAATCCCTCACAAGAGCAGGCCGCTCATCAGCACGATGAAACGGAACAACACCAGCAGTGGACCTGCGGTATGCATCCACAGGTGATCCGTGATGAGCCGGGATTGTGCCCGATCTGCGGGATGGAGTTGACGCCCTTGATTCAGTCTCCACAAGGGAAACCCGCAGAAACACCCTCGGCCAGCATCAAGTACTGGGTTGATCCAGATGATCCGACCTTTATCCGTCATGAAGAGGGGATATCCCCTGCCGGGGCAGCTCTGGTGCCGGTTTATGAAGGCCATGCCACATACGGTTCGGTGATCCACATTGATCCGGTGATGGTCCAGAATATGGGCATCCGCACGGCTACGGTGGAGCGCGGCACGTTGAGTGCCACATTGCGCACCATCGGTCGGGTGCATATTGATGAACAACGCCAATACACGGTTAACAGCAAGATTGCCGGGTGGGTGGAACGGCTCTATGTCAATACCACCGGTCAGCAGGTCAAGGCCGGTCAACCGCTGCTGGAGCTGTACAGCCCGCAGCTGGTGTCTGCCCAGCAGGAATTACTGCTGGCCGCCCTTTACCTTCAAAACTTGGACCCCAAAGCCGACAGCGCATTACGCGAATCGGCGGATCGCCTGTTTGATTCGGCGCGCATTCGCCTGCAACGCTGGGACATTACCTCCGCTCAGATTGATGCGCTGTTGAAGCGCGATGAGGTGCGGAAAAACATGACCCTGTATGCGCCGCACAACGGTGTGGTGACGATGAAGAACATTCGCGAAGGGGAAGCAGTCAAGGCCGGGCAGACGCTGCTGGAACTCAGCGATTTCAGCCAGGTATGGGTACAGGCCGAGATTTATGAACAGGACCGTTCCCGCGTCCGTGAAGGATTGACGGTGACAGTGGCCATTCCTGGCGATACGCGTCCCACACGCGGCTACAGCGGCCGGATTGATTATCTCTATCCCTATGTCGACGCCCTGACCCAGACGGTGCAGGCGCGCATTGTCCTGGATAATGCCGATGGCTCCCTTGAGCCGCAACGCTTTGTCGATGTGGTGATTGATTTGGAGCCGCAGAATGATGTCCTGCTGATCCCTGCCGATGCCGTGGTGGACAGTGGCGAGCGTCAGCTGGTGTTTATCGCCCATCCGGGCGGCACGTTTGAACCGCGTCCGGTCCGTCTGGGCCAACGTGATGATCAGGGGCGTGTCGCGGTTCAGCAGGGCCTGTTTGAAGGGGAAAAGGTTGTCGTCTCCGCCCAGTTCCTGCTCGATTCCGAGACGCAACTGCGTGAAGCCTTGCGCAAGATGACCATGGACAAAGCAGAAGAAAAAGCACCTGAACCATCCGCCGATCTGGAGGAGTTATTCTGA
- a CDS encoding TolC family protein: MIVPCLAVLLIFCGVGGNSRASELDALGVPQNITEDIRQRNPLIRSVFNDWQALQHQVVPARALDDPQLSLALSNYPVDSLRGDESAMTGNEIRLFQPIPYPGKRDQRGKSAQENANSAEAHYQDQIARSVAQGRKAYYALWYVDRSRQRIEDELVELDYLMALAESRYRSGLESQAGVVDAQLTVSRLRDQLIQLEQQQREQLASLNQLRSRPPEYGVAVPETLPLTLVANNNDWWQQVAQQARSTSPRARQYQAQIRRAEHQKTLADLDRYPDFTVGVSYRQRQATAIDDGTDFVGAELRFNLPVFQDKQREQIAAAQSQQRGAVDRWQEYQQRMDQKVFELRSQLSSTQRREALYRSGILAQAQLHYRSRLSAYENDLESFTDVLKSLESWRQRLQDYDAVRRDHQVALATLIELTGDDMVSSLPLIKKEM, encoded by the coding sequence ATGATCGTGCCATGTCTCGCTGTGCTGTTGATTTTCTGTGGTGTCGGCGGTAACTCCCGGGCAAGTGAACTGGATGCTCTTGGTGTTCCCCAAAACATCACCGAGGATATCCGTCAGCGCAATCCCCTCATTCGCAGTGTTTTCAATGACTGGCAAGCCCTGCAGCATCAGGTGGTTCCAGCGCGTGCCCTCGATGATCCTCAATTGTCCCTTGCCCTGAGCAACTACCCGGTCGATAGCCTGCGTGGCGATGAAAGTGCCATGACCGGCAACGAAATCCGGTTGTTTCAGCCCATTCCCTATCCGGGCAAACGCGACCAACGCGGTAAGTCTGCTCAGGAAAATGCCAATTCGGCGGAAGCGCACTATCAAGATCAGATTGCGCGTAGCGTCGCCCAAGGGCGCAAAGCCTACTATGCGCTGTGGTATGTGGATCGTTCCCGTCAGCGGATCGAAGATGAGTTGGTGGAATTGGACTATCTGATGGCGTTGGCGGAAAGCCGCTACCGTTCCGGTCTTGAATCTCAGGCCGGCGTTGTTGACGCACAGTTGACCGTTTCCCGTTTGCGTGACCAGCTGATTCAGCTTGAACAGCAGCAACGCGAACAACTGGCCTCGTTAAACCAACTGCGCAGCCGTCCGCCGGAATATGGTGTGGCCGTGCCGGAAACACTCCCCCTGACTCTTGTGGCAAACAACAATGACTGGTGGCAACAGGTAGCTCAGCAGGCGCGATCAACCAGTCCGCGCGCCCGTCAGTATCAGGCGCAGATTCGTCGTGCCGAACACCAGAAAACTCTGGCCGATCTGGATCGTTACCCGGACTTCACCGTTGGCGTCAGTTATCGTCAGCGTCAGGCAACCGCCATCGATGACGGCACCGACTTTGTCGGCGCGGAGCTGCGGTTTAATCTGCCTGTGTTTCAGGATAAACAGCGTGAGCAAATTGCTGCCGCCCAGTCGCAACAGCGCGGCGCGGTTGACCGTTGGCAAGAGTATCAGCAGCGGATGGACCAGAAGGTCTTTGAGTTACGCAGCCAATTAAGCAGTACGCAACGGCGCGAGGCACTGTACCGGTCGGGTATTTTAGCTCAGGCCCAGCTGCATTATCGTTCCCGTCTCAGCGCCTACGAAAACGACCTGGAAAGTTTCACCGACGTTTTGAAAAGTCTCGAATCCTGGCGGCAACGCTTACAGGACTACGATGCTGTGCGGCGTGATCATCAAGTGGCTCTGGCAACCCTGATAGAACTGACCGGTGATGACATGGTGTCCTCTTTGCCGTTAATCAAAAAGGAGATGTGA
- a CDS encoding ATP-binding protein — MMWKKTSFRVIFLLILVAGISALHYTTTTHHSHLHDVYRRLYYIPIILGGIWFGVRGGLGTSLFISIAYLPHVLMQWGHLPWTAPERYLEIMMYNVIGAVTGILMAKEHAQRLRAEAAALQLQESYDQLRQQADLILEIEEQLRQADRLTTLGELSAGLAHEIRNPLGSIRGTAEILQGAFSTEDRYHEFTTILIKEVDRLNQVLENYLRYARPDVTEQQQFVLAPILDEVLQLTTVKARKNQINVDVDIDVTNPIAGDASQYKQAFLNLILNALQAMEAVGEGGCLSILATTDDNKAVVRFCDTGPGLSEEQRQKIFQPFYTTRSQGTGLGLAITERIVHNHGGIIQVESLPKQGCCFELRLPLADLTAREEIIHG, encoded by the coding sequence ATGATGTGGAAAAAGACATCTTTTCGCGTGATTTTTCTGCTGATTCTGGTAGCGGGAATCTCGGCGTTGCATTACACAACGACGACCCATCATTCCCACCTTCATGATGTCTATCGCCGTCTGTACTACATCCCCATTATCCTTGGCGGTATCTGGTTCGGGGTGCGCGGCGGTCTGGGCACTTCACTGTTTATCTCAATCGCCTATCTACCTCATGTGCTGATGCAGTGGGGCCACCTGCCGTGGACCGCTCCGGAGCGTTACTTGGAGATCATGATGTACAACGTGATCGGCGCAGTCACCGGAATCCTGATGGCCAAGGAACATGCCCAACGCCTGCGGGCCGAAGCTGCGGCGCTGCAATTGCAGGAAAGCTATGATCAGTTGCGGCAGCAGGCGGACCTGATTCTGGAGATCGAGGAGCAATTACGCCAGGCGGACCGTTTGACCACCCTCGGCGAACTCTCCGCCGGGCTGGCCCACGAGATTCGCAACCCACTCGGCTCGATTCGCGGCACAGCGGAGATTCTGCAGGGCGCCTTTTCGACCGAGGATCGTTACCATGAATTTACGACGATTTTGATCAAGGAAGTGGATCGCCTTAATCAGGTGCTGGAAAATTATTTGCGCTATGCCCGCCCGGATGTCACCGAGCAACAGCAGTTTGTTCTAGCGCCGATTCTCGATGAAGTGTTGCAGCTGACAACGGTGAAGGCGCGTAAAAATCAGATCAATGTTGATGTGGACATTGATGTGACCAATCCCATTGCCGGTGACGCCAGCCAGTATAAGCAGGCATTTCTTAACTTGATTCTCAATGCGTTACAGGCCATGGAAGCGGTGGGCGAGGGCGGCTGTTTGTCCATTTTGGCAACGACCGATGACAACAAAGCGGTGGTGCGTTTCTGTGACACCGGCCCGGGATTGAGCGAAGAGCAACGCCAGAAAATTTTTCAACCGTTTTACACCACCCGTTCTCAAGGGACTGGACTTGGGCTGGCGATCACGGAACGGATTGTTCATAATCATGGCGGGATCATTCAGGTGGAGAGCCTGCCGAAGCAGGGCTGCTGCTTTGAATTACGCCTGCCGCTGGCTGATCTGACCGCGAGGGAGGAGATTATTCATGGCTGA
- a CDS encoding CusA/CzcA family heavy metal efflux RND transporter, translated as MLKTLIAASIRHRFLVVLITLVLVMAGIYVLRSTPVDAIPDLSDVQVIVYSDYAGQAPQVVEDQVTYPLTTRLLSVPQAKTVRGYSFFGSSFVYVIFEDGTDLYWARARVLEALNTAAGQLPDGVVPSLGPDASGVGWVYQYELTSDQHDLQQLRSIQDWFLRYELTAVEGVSEVASIGGYVKQYQVRVDPNRLRGYGLTLAEVRRAIAASNEDVGARLLEMGETEFMVRGLGYIQSVADLEAIPLREVGGRYVLLADVARIQIGPELRRGVSESNGEGETVGGIIVMRSGENALATIERVKQRLTELQAGLPQGVTIHPVYDRSALIERAIDYLSFKLIEEWVVVALVIVLFLFHLPSAAVVVLTLPVAILMAFLIMNGQGINANIMSLGGIAIAIGAMVDASIIMIENAHKHLEHPNGDEPHHQVILRAAQEVGPTLFFSLAVITLSFLPIFTLTDQAGRLFKPLAYTKTYAMGAAAVLAVTLVPALMVWFVRGHIRPEQANPLNRFLTRLYHPLVDLVLRWRKTTLLVTLVLVLSSIYPLSHLGSEFMPPLDEGDLLYMPTTLPGLSTDKARELLQQTDKIIAAFPEVANVFGKAGRAETATDPAPLSMLETTIQLKDQRYWRRITVERFYSDWPEVLQKPLRTLWPDQRPITRKELVTLLNQAIQFPGLTNAWTMPIRTRIDMLSTGIKTPVGIKVQGNDLETLNQVGQQLEAVVGQLPNTLSVYAERVMGGRYVDIDIDRLAAARHGLTVGAVQDVIQTAIGGVTVTRTVEGAERYPVNVRYARDYRSDLDALDQVRLAAPSGRSVPLKEVAQVSVKSGPAAIKSENARKTLWVYVDLNTDDVGGYVQQAQQAVAAQVQLTAGVSLVWSGQFEYMQQTRSRLLMIVPLTLVVIFILIYASTRSTMKTAIVFLAMPFSLVGAFWCLYALDYNLSVAVWVGLIALAGLDAETGVIMMLYLSMAEDQWRDEGRLKNRHDLKLAIFDGAVKRIRPKVMTVGTVILGLAPIMWSHGTGSEIMKRIAAPMVAGVTTSAMMELLVYPVIWYVWKSKNLAEPTEQPNE; from the coding sequence ATGCTGAAAACACTGATTGCCGCCTCCATACGTCATCGTTTCCTCGTGGTGCTGATCACTCTGGTGCTGGTGATGGCCGGTATTTATGTGCTCCGCTCAACGCCGGTGGACGCCATTCCCGACTTGTCCGATGTGCAGGTGATTGTCTATAGCGATTATGCCGGGCAAGCCCCCCAGGTGGTGGAAGATCAGGTGACCTATCCGTTAACCACACGTCTGCTGTCTGTACCCCAGGCCAAGACGGTGCGTGGCTATTCGTTCTTCGGTAGTTCGTTTGTCTACGTGATTTTTGAGGACGGTACCGATCTGTACTGGGCCAGAGCACGCGTGCTCGAAGCCCTCAATACCGCTGCCGGTCAGTTGCCGGACGGTGTGGTCCCCAGTCTGGGTCCGGATGCCAGCGGTGTCGGCTGGGTCTACCAGTATGAGTTGACCAGTGATCAGCATGATCTGCAGCAACTGCGTTCCATTCAGGATTGGTTTTTGCGCTATGAGTTGACCGCCGTCGAAGGGGTCTCCGAGGTGGCGAGCATCGGTGGCTATGTCAAACAGTATCAGGTGCGGGTCGATCCCAACCGGCTGCGTGGTTACGGTTTGACGCTGGCCGAGGTGCGTCGGGCGATTGCCGCGAGTAATGAGGATGTCGGTGCCCGTCTGCTTGAGATGGGGGAAACCGAGTTCATGGTGCGTGGCCTGGGGTATATCCAGTCCGTGGCTGATCTTGAGGCGATCCCGTTACGCGAAGTTGGAGGGCGCTACGTCCTGCTCGCTGATGTTGCGCGGATTCAGATCGGTCCCGAGTTGCGGCGCGGCGTGTCCGAATCCAACGGCGAGGGGGAAACCGTGGGCGGCATCATTGTCATGCGTTCCGGTGAGAATGCCCTGGCGACCATTGAGCGCGTTAAACAGCGCCTCACAGAATTACAGGCCGGTTTGCCGCAGGGGGTGACCATTCACCCGGTCTATGACCGCTCCGCTCTGATTGAACGGGCCATCGATTATCTCAGTTTCAAACTGATTGAAGAGTGGGTGGTGGTGGCGTTGGTGATTGTCCTGTTCCTGTTTCACCTGCCCAGTGCTGCTGTGGTGGTGCTGACGCTGCCGGTGGCGATTCTCATGGCGTTTCTGATCATGAACGGGCAGGGGATCAACGCCAATATCATGAGTCTGGGCGGCATTGCTATCGCCATCGGCGCCATGGTCGATGCGTCCATTATCATGATCGAAAATGCCCATAAACATCTGGAACATCCAAACGGTGACGAACCCCACCATCAGGTGATTCTGCGCGCCGCCCAGGAGGTTGGACCAACGCTGTTTTTTTCCCTGGCGGTAATCACCCTGTCGTTCCTGCCGATTTTTACTCTGACCGATCAGGCCGGTCGCTTGTTTAAACCGCTGGCCTATACCAAGACCTATGCCATGGGCGCTGCCGCAGTGCTGGCAGTGACCCTGGTGCCGGCGTTGATGGTGTGGTTTGTGCGCGGACATATCCGCCCGGAGCAGGCCAATCCTCTCAATCGTTTTTTGACGCGTCTCTACCATCCACTGGTGGATCTGGTGCTGCGCTGGCGCAAAACCACTTTGCTGGTCACGCTGGTGCTGGTGTTGTCGTCGATCTATCCGTTGTCCCATCTGGGGTCGGAGTTTATGCCACCGCTGGATGAGGGTGACCTGCTTTATATGCCGACCACTTTGCCGGGGCTATCCACAGATAAAGCGCGGGAACTGCTGCAGCAGACGGACAAGATCATTGCCGCTTTTCCGGAAGTGGCGAATGTGTTCGGCAAGGCCGGTCGCGCGGAAACCGCAACCGATCCGGCCCCCTTGTCCATGCTGGAGACAACCATTCAATTGAAAGACCAGCGTTATTGGCGGCGGATTACCGTAGAGCGTTTTTACAGCGACTGGCCGGAAGTCCTGCAGAAACCGTTACGTACCCTGTGGCCGGATCAGCGCCCCATTACCCGCAAGGAACTGGTCACCTTGCTGAATCAGGCCATTCAGTTTCCCGGGTTGACCAATGCCTGGACCATGCCGATCCGTACCCGCATCGATATGCTGTCCACCGGCATCAAAACGCCGGTGGGGATCAAAGTCCAAGGCAATGATCTGGAAACCCTCAACCAGGTGGGACAACAGCTTGAAGCCGTCGTCGGTCAACTCCCCAACACGCTGAGTGTTTATGCTGAACGGGTGATGGGCGGACGCTACGTGGATATTGACATTGACCGGCTTGCCGCCGCCCGCCATGGTCTGACCGTCGGGGCGGTTCAGGATGTGATCCAAACCGCCATCGGTGGCGTGACCGTCACCCGCACCGTTGAAGGGGCGGAGCGTTACCCGGTGAATGTGCGTTATGCCCGTGATTACCGCAGTGATCTTGACGCGCTGGATCAGGTGCGGCTTGCCGCGCCATCCGGGCGCTCGGTGCCGCTTAAAGAGGTGGCTCAGGTGTCGGTGAAATCGGGTCCGGCGGCCATCAAGAGTGAAAATGCCCGCAAAACCCTGTGGGTCTATGTGGACCTGAACACCGATGATGTCGGTGGCTATGTGCAGCAGGCCCAGCAAGCGGTGGCTGCGCAGGTCCAATTGACGGCGGGAGTCAGTCTGGTGTGGAGCGGGCAGTTTGAATATATGCAGCAGACCCGGTCACGGTTGCTGATGATCGTGCCGCTGACCTTGGTGGTGATCTTTATTCTCATCTATGCCAGCACCCGCAGCACGATGAAGACCGCCATTGTTTTTCTGGCTATGCCGTTCTCGCTGGTGGGCGCGTTCTGGTGTCTCTATGCGCTCGATTACAACCTGTCAGTCGCAGTGTGGGTCGGACTCATCGCCCTGGCCGGTCTCGATGCTGAAACCGGTGTCATCATGATGCTCTACCTGTCAATGGCCGAAGACCAGTGGCGCGATGAAGGACGGTTGAAGAACCGACATGATCTGAAATTGGCGATTTTTGACGGCGCCGTGAAACGCATTCGCCCCAAAGTGATGACGGTCGGCACAGTCATTCTCGGTCTGGCTCCGATCATGTGGAGTCACGGCACCGGCTCGGAAATTATGAAACGGATTGCCGCGCCCATGGTCGCCGGCGTGACGACCTCGGCGATGATGGAACTACTGGTGTATCCGGTGATCTGGTACGTGTGGAAATCCAAAAATCTTGCTGAACCCACCGAACAACCCAATGAATAA
- the rpoH gene encoding RNA polymerase sigma factor RpoH encodes MSNLPLVIDGFDHYMAQISQFEPLDRETEYELAQRYRKNNDLDAAHKLVCANLRFVVKIAYEYQAYGLKMIDLVQEGNIGLMKAIKKFDPDRNIRLISYAVWWIRAYIHNYIINAWSLVKIGTTQARKKLFFKLKQTRDALQKMGGDADHAEIARQLNVSTDEVAEMSARLGGRDSSLDGQLTPDSTTSHLDNLIDNGMNQEQQLIELEHETLTNHRVHQALTQLNEREQHIVHSRILEENKATLQDLADHYGISKERVRQLEKRALEKLKTALIEHVIDDA; translated from the coding sequence ATGTCAAATCTCCCCTTGGTTATTGACGGTTTTGATCATTACATGGCTCAGATCAGCCAGTTTGAACCTCTGGACCGTGAGACTGAGTATGAGTTGGCTCAACGCTACCGCAAAAACAATGATCTGGATGCGGCCCATAAACTGGTGTGTGCCAATCTGCGTTTTGTCGTCAAGATCGCCTATGAATACCAAGCTTACGGCTTGAAAATGATCGACCTGGTTCAGGAAGGCAATATCGGCCTGATGAAGGCCATCAAGAAATTTGACCCGGATCGCAATATTCGCCTGATCAGCTACGCAGTCTGGTGGATACGGGCCTACATTCACAACTACATCATCAATGCCTGGTCTTTAGTCAAAATCGGCACAACCCAGGCCCGCAAAAAACTGTTTTTCAAGCTCAAACAAACGCGTGATGCGTTGCAAAAGATGGGAGGCGATGCGGATCATGCGGAAATCGCCCGACAACTCAATGTTTCCACCGATGAAGTGGCGGAGATGAGCGCCCGTCTGGGAGGCCGCGACAGCTCGCTGGATGGTCAACTGACGCCCGACAGTACCACCAGCCACTTGGATAACCTGATCGACAACGGCATGAATCAGGAACAACAGCTGATTGAGCTGGAACATGAAACCCTCACCAACCATCGCGTTCATCAGGCCCTGACACAGTTGAACGAGCGGGAGCAACACATTGTGCACAGTCGTATTCTTGAGGAAAACAAAGCCACACTGCAGGACCTCGCCGATCATTACGGGATCAGCAAGGAAAGGGTTCGTCAACTGGAGAAACGTGCTCTTGAAAAGCTTAAAACAGCTCTTATTGAGCACGTGATTGACGATGCATAA